From Piscinibacter gummiphilus:
CCGCCACGTGGCCGACTTCGGCCCCGGCACGCCCTACAGCGAGAAGCGCCTGTACGACTACCAGGAGCGGCTGCTCAAGCTCAACCTCTTCAACAGCGTGGCGGTGAGCATCGAACCCGACGAGGCGCAGGCCAAGGCCGTGCCGGTGATGGTGCGCGTGACCGAACAATCGCTGCAGCAGGCGGTGGCCGGCATCGGCTTTTCCGACAACACCCGCGAGCGCCTGACGCTCGAACACCGGCACCTGCGGCCCTTCGGCTTCCAGGTGCAGATGCGCAACAAGTTCGAACTCGGCCGCACCCAGCGCACCTGGGAAGGCGAGCTGCTCAGCGACCCGGGCGACGCGCAGTACCGCAAGCTGCTGGCCGGTGGCGTGAGCCGCCTCGACACCGACAACGACACCACCTTCTCCTGGAAGACGCGCGTGGGCCGCACGCTCTACACCGAGCGCATCGAGCGGCTCATCTTCGCGGAGCTGCTCAACGCGACGGTGACCAACGGCCTGGGCGAATTCACGAGCCGCGCGCTGTCCGGCAACTACCACTGGACCTGGCGCGACGTCGACGACATCATCCTGCCCACCCGCGGACTCACGACGGTCATCCAGGGCGGCGCGGGGTATGCGTTGTCCGAGAGCCAGCAGGACGGCCCCTTCGCCCGCGTCTACACCCGCAACACGCTCTACTGGCCGCTGCCCGGCGCGTGGTACACGCAGACGCGCCTCGAAGTGGCCGAGGTGTTCGCCAAGGCCGCCGTGGGCATCCCCGACACCCTGCTCTTCCGCGCCGGTGGCGACGAGTCGGTGCGCGGCTACGGTTACCGCGACCTCGGCCCGGTGGTCAACGGCGTGCTCACGAGCGGCCGCCAGCTGCTCACCGCCAGCTTCGAGATCGCACGCCCCTTCTCGGTGACCCGCCCGGCCTTGTGGTGGGCTGTCTTCATCGACGCCGGCAACGCGGTGAACCAGTGGTCCGACTACGAGCCGGCACTCGGCTTCGGCCTGGGCGTGCGCTGGCGCAGCCCCGTCGGGCCGCTGCGCATCGACTGGGCCTACGGCGAAGAAGTGCGCAAGGGCCGTCTGCATTTCAGCGTGGGCATCGCGTTCTGAGCGTGGTGTGATGGACACGAACGAGGCCACCCCCACCCCACCGCCTGCGGCCAAACCCCGCAACGCCCGGCGCCGCCTGTGGTGGAGCCTGGCCGCGGTGTTCGCGCTGTGCGCGGTGCTCGCAGGCCTCGCGTCGAGCCTCTACTGGGCCACCGGCACCACCGGCGGCAGCCAGTGGCTGCTGGCGCGGCTGGCACTCGTCGGCGTGCAGGTGCAGGTGACACAACTCGAAGGCAGCCTGCGCGGCGACTTCAAGGCTCAGCAAGTGGTGGTCACCGTGGGACACACGCGCGTCGTCGTCGACCGCCCGACATGGCGCACGCTGCGCCTCGACTACCCCTACGCACAAGGCGTGTGGGCCCGCATCCACGTGGCCTCGCTCGTGGCCGAGCGGGTGATCGTCACCGTCGAGTCGAGCGGCGCCAGCACGCCGTTCAAGCTGCCCCGCAGCCTGCACCTGCCGGTCGAGCTTCAGATCGACGACGTGCAGGCCGGAGAGCTGCAAGTGCCGGGCCTCGGCAGCGGCCACCCCCTGCGCGATGTGCGCGGTGCGGCCCATCTGGGCCACGACCGTGGCCGCGCCCACCGCTTCGAGAATTTGAGCGCCCGCCTCGACCCGCTGCACATCACCGGCCACGCCCGCATCGACGCCCTTGGCCCGATGGCGATGGACGTGGCCCTCAAAGCCACCCAGAGCGCCCAAGGCCAGCCCGCCCTGCCCGCCTGGGCCAAGACCTTGCGCACCGACTGGCAGGCCGAAGCGCAATCGACCGGGCCGCTCGCGAAGTTCGAGCTGCGCGCGAAGATGCGTGCACAGGGCCAGTCGCTCGACGCCAGCGCGCAGGTCGAGCCCGAAGCCCGCTGGGCGATCACGCGGCTCGAAGCGCAGACCCAGGGCCTCGACCTCTCGGCCCTGCTCGCGCAGGCGCCGCTCACCGCGCTCAACGGCACGCTGCGCATCACACCCGAGAGCAGCGGCGGGGCCCACACACTCGCCCTCGCCGCCAACCTGGAGAACACCCAACCCGGCCGCTGGGACCGCCAACAGCTGCCGGTGCGCAGCCTCGTGGCCGACGCCCGCTGGCGCAGCGACGTGGCCGACGAGCTGGCCCTGCAGCGCTTCGAAGCCAAGCTCTTCGACGAGCAGCGCGCCGCCGGCACCCTGCAAGGCACGGCCAGCTGGAAGGGGCGCGACTTCGCGGTCGACGCCACCCTCACCAAGGTGCAGCCGAGCGCGCTCGACAACCGCCTGATGGCGATGACCCTGAGCGGGCCGGTGAAGCTCTCGGGGACACTCGCTGCGCGCACGCCCACCGGCGCGCCGGCACCGCCGCGCTTCACGGCGCTGGCCGATTTGAGCGGCCAGCTCGTCGACCCGCCCCGCCCGGTGCAGCTCAAGCTCGACGCCACCGGCTCCGAAGAGCGCATCGAGTTGCGCGAGCTGCGGGCCCGCGCCGACGGCGCCAGTGCCGAGCTCAAAGGCACCGCCGAGCGCAGCGGCGACGCATGGCAACTGAAGGCCCGCGCCGCGCTGGTCGATTTCGACCCCAAGCCCTGGTTCCCCGCCGGCCCCCGCGGCGGCTGGCGCACCGGCACGCACCGCTTCAACCTGCAAGGCGACACCCAGCTCACCATCGCCGACAGCGTGCGCACGACCGGCCCCGCCGACAAGCGCGCCCTGATGGAGCGGCTGGCCGGCCTGCACGGCGAAGCGCGCGTCACGCTCGACAACAGCAGCGTGGCCAACGTGCCGCTCTCCGGCCAGCTGCAGTGGCGCCACGCCGGCCGCGACCCCATGCAGGCCCAGGGCAAGCTCGACGTCGGCGGCAACCATGTCGAAGTCGACGGCCAGCTCGCCACCGACGCCCGCGGCCAGCAGGACCGCTGGTCGCTCCAGGCCCGCGCTCCCACCCTCGCCCGCCTCGCCCCGCTGCTGCGGGCCCTGATGCCGAGCGACCAGGCCGCCCAGATGGCCGACACCCTCGCCGGCTCGCTGACCGGCGACGCGCAGGTGCGTGGCCGCTGGCCCGAGCTCAGCACCCAGGGGCAGGCGACGCTCAGCGGCGCGAAGGCCGGCGCCTGGACGGTCGGCCAGGGCCAGGCCCGCTGGCAGGCGAGCACCAACCTCGACGCCCCGCTCGACGTGCAGATCGACATCGGCCAGGCCGCGTGGGCCGACCGCAAGATCGACGACACCCGCCTCAAGCTCAGCGGCAGCGGGCGCAACCACCAGTTCAGCTTCAACAGCGAGCTGCGCGTGGCCCCGCCGGTGTGGGCCGAGACGCTGCAGGGGGGCCGCAGCACCGTGCCCGCCGGAGAGCGGGCGCCCGTGCGCACCCTCGTGACGGCCGCCGCGCAGGGCAGCCTCACCGGCGCGCCGTGGCACACCGGCGCCCCCGGCGACACCACGCCACCGTGGTCGTGGAAAGGCCTGCTGCAGCGCTTCGAGCTGCGCACCACACAGGCCGGCGCGGCGCCGCTGCTCGTCACACGCGACGTCACCCTCGAACTGCAAGGCGGCCCGCCGCTACACGCCACCGTGGGCGCCGGCCGGGCCGACATCCTCGGCGCCGCGCTCAAGTGGAGCCGGCTCGACTGGGAAGCCGGCCGCGGCCTCGTCGGCCAGCAGCTCGACATGCAGGCCGAACTCGAACCGCTGGCGGTTGCACCGCTCCTCAAGCGTGTGCACCCCAACTTCGGCTGGGGCGGCGACCTGCTGGTGGGTGGCCACGTCTACGTCAAGCAGACCGACAGTTTCAGCGCCGACATCGTGTTCGAACGCATCAAGGGCGACCTCACCGTCACCGAAGAAAGCGGCACGCAGGCCCTCGGCCTGTCCGACCTGCGCATCGGCCTCGACGCGAAAGACGGCGTGTGGAACCTCACCGCCGGCCTGGCGGGCGAGCAGCTCGGCGTGCTCGGCGGCGCGGTGGTCATCCGCACCTCGCCGCAGGCGGCCACGCCGCCGCCCGATGCGCCGATCCAGGGTGTGCTCGAAGCGCAAGTGGCCAACCTCGGCACCTGGGGCCCGTGGGTGCCGGCCGGCTGGCGGCTCGACGGCAAGCTCAACGTCAGCGCGAGCTTCGGCGGCCGGCTCAACGCGCCCGAGTACACCGGCAAGATGGTCGGCGCCGGCATCGGCGTGCGCAACATGGTCGAAGGCGTCAACGTGACCGATGGCGAAGTCGACATCTCGCTCGAAGGCAACACCGCACGCATCAACAAGTTCAGCGCACGCGGCGGCAACGGCAGCGTGCGCGTCGAGGGCGACGCACGGCTCGACGACACCTGGCGCTCGCGGCTGAAGCTCGTGGCCGACAAGTTCCAGCTGCTCGGGCGCGTCGACTTGAAGGTCGTCACGAGCGGCGAGGCCAACGTCGCCATCGACGGCGAGTCGGTGAAGGGCGATGGCCGCTTCACCGTCGACGAAGGCCTCATCGACTTCACCCGCCTGAGTTCGCCCGGCCTCGGCGACGACGTGATCGTCACCGGCCGCGCCAACGATCCGCGCGAAGCCGCACCGACCACGCCCAACGTGCCCAGCGGCAACCGCATCTCGCTCGACCTGCTCGTGAACCTCGGCGACAACCTGCGCATGCGCGGCCTGGGCATCGACACCAAGCTGCGCGGCGAGCTGCGCGTGTCGCGCCCGGCCGGCAAGTGGGCACTGGTGGGCCGCGTGAGCGCCGTCGACGGCACCTTCGCCAACTACGGGCAGAAGCTCGAGATCGACCGCGGCGACATCGTCTTCAACGGCGCCCCGAGCGACATGCGGCTCGACATCGAGGCCACGCGCCCCAACCTCGACGTGCGCGTGGGCGTGCAGGTCACCGGCCCGCTGCAGAACCTGCGCGTGAAGCTCTTCTCCAGCCCCGACATGACCAACAACGAGAAACTCTCGTGGCTCATGCTCGGCCGCGCGAGCGACGGCCTCGGCAAGACCGACACCGCCCTCGTGCAACGCGCCGCCTTCGCCCTGCTGGCCGGTGAAGGCGACGGCGGCCCCGGCGCCATCACCAAGGCCTTCGGCATCGACGACGTGGGCCTGCGCCAGGCCGAAGGCGACACCCGCGAGACGGTGGTGTCGGTGGGCAAGCAGTTGTCGAAGCGCGTGTACGTGGCCTACGAGCAGAACCTCGCGACGAGCGCGGGCAGTTTCCAGGTCACCTACCGCATCGCACAACGGTTCGTGATGCGGCTGCAATCGGGGCTCGACCGATCCATCGACCTGATCGGCACCTGGCGTTGGGAATGATGCAGTCCCCGTGTCGCTGCGCGACATGGGGACTGCATAATTCGCCGCCTCTCTCGCCGTAGTTCAATGGATAGAACGGCCGCCTCCTAAGCGGCAAATATGGGTTCGATTCCCGTCGGCGGGACCAGCTCTGATTTCGCGCAAAGTGTGCTGCGTCCGCAGGACCTAAGGTGGTGGCACCGATCCATCCGAGGACTCCACCATGCGCACCTTCCCACTTCTCATCGGGCTCGCCAGCCTGATCGTTTCGTCGTCTGCCGCCATGGCGCAGCCAGGGCCCGGCGCCGGGCGCCCGTGCGTGGCCGCTTCTTCCGCCAGCGGCGCGGGCGTCGCCAACTGCACGGGCCCGCGCGAGGGCATGCGCGGCGGCATGGCCCCCCGCGCGCGCTGGGGCCGCGACTTCACGCCCGGCTGGGGAATGATGTCGCGCGAAGAGCAGCAGCAGCACCGCGACAAGATGCTGTCGTTCAGCGATTACGAGCAGTGCCGCACCTACATGGAGCAGCACCACGGGCAGATGGCCGACCGTGCGAAAGAGCGGGGCCGCACCATGCCCGACACGCCGCGGCGCGATGCCTGCGCGGGGCTGAAGACGCCCGCGCCGAAGGCGAAGTAACAGTCTGAAAAATCACCTCGCGGCAAGACCTTCCGCGAGGCTACGGTACTCGGGGCATTTGCTGGTGCTCACCTCCGGCTCTGGGTAGATTCGTCCACTTGCGCTCGCGCGCAATTCCTTTCATCCAAGCCGTACCGGAGGAATGCGAATGGCCCGCCACAAGGCCCCGCCCAAGACCAGGCGCCTGGTCTGGCGAATCTCTGACCACGCGCCGCTGGGCGAGTGGGTCGACCCGAACCTGCCGCCCCCACCCAAGCCCGAACACACCGACGGCATCGACGAGGTGCCCGGGGGCTGGCGCCGCTCGACCTACGACCTGCTCGCCGGCGTGGAGATCGACGACAACCCCAACACCGTGCCCGACGACCTGTTCGACGAGCTGTTCGGCCCGACCAAGAGCGAACCGAAAAGCCCGCGCAAGTAGGGCCGGGTCACTTCACTTCGCCACGCCCGCGCCCAGGTCGATCATCAGGCGCGAGGCCAGGTACAGGCGCGGCACGATCGAGTCGATCTCGATGTACTCGTCGCGCGCGTGGTAGCCGAAGCCCGCGAGGCCGAGGCTTTCCAGCACCACCGCTTTGCCCGAGCGCGCCGCGAAGGCGGCGTCGGTGCCACCGCCGGTCATCGGCACCAGCGAGAGCGCTCGACCGTCGAGCTCGGCGTAGATCTTCTGCGCATGCAGCGCCAGCGCGCGGCCCCGGTCACCTGCGTTGAACGCGGGGCGGTTCACCTGCATCTTGATGGTGGTGGTGGTCTCGGGCACGAGGCGGTTGCCGTCGACCTTCTCCTGCAGCGCGGCGCGCAGTTTCTCGGCGCCATCGCCCACCTGCAGGCGCACGTCGCCATGCGCGGTGGCCTTCTCGGGGATCTGGTTGCCCACCGAGCCGGCCGAGGCGAGCGTCCAGTTGAGCTGCGTGCCGGGGATGGTCTTGGCCACGTCCTTCGTCTGCACGATCTGGTGCGAGAGCTCCACCAGCGCGTTGCGGCCGGCATCGGGCGCGGCACCGGCGTGTGACGAGCGGCCCTGCACCTCCATCGTCGCAAAGGCGATGCCCGAGGTGCCGAGCAGCACGCCTTCGGTCTTGGCCACCGCCTTGGCGGCCGTTGGCTCGAAGGAGAGCACCGCATCGTGCTCGCTGCCGAGCGTGGCGATCAACTCGCTCGACCCGCCGGAGCCGCCTTCCTCGTCGGGGTTGAAGAGCACGGTGAGCTGCGCATAGTTCTTCCAGCCGGCGTCGTTGAGCAGCTTGAGCGAATGCAGGATGACGGCGATGCCACCCTTGTCGTCGGCGATGCCTGGGCCGTAGAGCCGGTTGCCGTCGCGCTTGTAGGGCTGGGTGGCGAGCGTGTTGGCGGGGTAGACGGTGTCCATGTGCGCGATCAGCAGGATGCGCTGCGTGCCGGTGCCGCTGAAGCTGCCCTTCACGATGCTGCCGTGGCCCTTGGTGGCCTTGATGCGCTCGGTCTTCGCGCCGAGCGCCTTCAGGCGACCCTCGCAGTACTCCGCGATCTTCGCGATGCCTTCCACGTTGGCGGTGCCCGACTCGATGTGCACCAGCTCGCGCAAGGTCTCGATCACCTCGGGCTCCGCCTTCTGGCTGGCGGCCAGCAGCCGCGCATCGGGGGCAGCCGTGGCGGCGAACGACGCGGCGAGGCTCGCGCACAAGGAGAGAAGGCGAAGGTGTCGAAGCATGAGAGGCATGAGAGGCATGGTGTGCGCCAGGAAATGAACGTGAAAAAAGTCTAGGCGCGCAGGCCGAAAATGCAGCGAGCCGATTCCGCCATTTGAGTTGCCGATTTCGCCATGCGCCTCTCCCACGTCGCCGCAGACACCACCGCCGAGCCCACCCGCCGCACCCCCTTGCACGTGCGCCTGCTGTGGCTGCCGCAGGCACTGCCCGGCACACTCTTCGCGGCGCTCGACGTGCTGCGCGTGGCCGCGCAGGTGGCGGCGCTGCAGCGGCCCGGGTCGCCGCGCGAGCTGAGCTGGAAGATCGTGTCGGCCAGTGGCCGCACGATGCCGTCGCCGTTTTCGCCGCCCCGCAGTACCAAGCCCGAGAGCCGCCGTGCGCCGCGGCGCCCACCCGCGCAGAGCCTGCTGCTCATCCCTGCACTCGCAGCCGACAACGCACCGCACCTGGGCGAGACGGTCGCGCGTGCCACCACGGCGCTGCGCCTCGTCGAGCGCCATGCGCAGGCCGGCGGTTGGGTGGCGGCCTGTGGTGGTGGCATCGCCGTGCCCGCCGAGCTGGGCCTGCTCGATGGTCACCGAGTCGCCGCCCCGTGGGTCTACCAGAGCTGGATGGGGCGCCGCTACCCACGCTGCGACTTCAGCGCCGACGACAGCATGGGCATGGCCGGGCGTGTCTTCACCTGCGTCGCACCCGCCTCGATGACCGAGTTCATGCTGCGCGTGCTCGGCCACCTGCACGACCCCGACCTTGCCCAGGCCTGCTCGCAGGTGCTGCTGCACCAGCCGCTGCGCCAGCAGCTCACCCCCACGCTGGTGGCGAGCCAGTGGATCACCAAGACCTCCGACAGCCCGGTCTACCGCGCGATGCAGTGGCTGCAAGCGAACGTCGACAAGCCGTATCGCCTGGCGCCGGTGGCCGCCGCCGCGGCCGCAAGCGAGCGCACCCTGCTGCGCCACTTCCGCCAGGTCACCGGCATGACGCCGCTCGACTACCTGCACCACCTGCGCATCGAGCGCGCCAAGATGCTGCTGGAGGTGACGCTCCACGGCGTGCACGGCATCGCCGAAGCCTGCGGCTACAGCGACACCGCGTCGTTTAGGCGGCTCTTCCAGCGCAAGACGGGCATGTCGCTGTCGGAGTACCGCAGCCGCTACACGCTGCGGGCGCGGCGGCCGCACTGGCGGGTGGAGCGGCAGGCGCCGCCGGCGTGACTCAGGCGGCGCGCCGCAAGGGCACCGCCGGGAAATCCACCGGCACCGCGAAGGCCACGTTCACGTAGTTGGTGAAGAGATTCAGCGCCACGTGGGCGAGGATCTCCACGATGTCGGGATCGTTGAAGCCGGCCGCGCGCACGGCCTGCACGTCGGCGTCGGCGATCTGTCCGCGCGCATCGATGAGCCTGAGCGCAAACCGCAGCGCCGCCGCCGTGCGCGGGTCGCTCGCCTCGCCCATCTGCGCCGCGGCCATCTCGTCGGCGCTCGCACCGGCCTTGCGGCCCAGCGCCATGTGTGCGGCGAGGCAGTATTCACAGGCGTTGCGCTGTGCCACGGCCACGGCGATCTTCTCGGTGAGCTTCTGTTCGAGCACGCCCTGGCCGAACGCGGCGAACGAGCCCCACATGCTCTTCAGCGCGGCCGGCGAGTGCGCCACGGCCTTGAACATGTTGGGCGTGGCGCCGAAGGCACCGTGGATCTGGCTGAGCAGCGCCTTGCTGTCGGGCGAAGCGGTGTGGGCATCGAGCAGGGGAACGCGGGGCATGTGGATTCCTTTCTTCATTGGCACTGGCAAGTTCCAGTGCGGCCAGTGTGTCGGGGCCAGCTGTACCATCGGTGTCGTTTGATCCACAAGACATACCAATTCGTCCACGCCATGAGCCAGAGTGTTGATCGGCTGTCGTCCCTGCTGGAGCGCTTTCGCGTGCGTGCCCACCTGTTCCACCACGGGCCCTTGTGCGGGGTGACGCACTACGCCGCCGAGCCGGGGCGCGGCTTCCTGCATGTGATGCGCAACGGCGAGATGACCCTGACGCACCGCGCGCGCAGCGGTGCGCCGAAGAAGCTGCGCATCACCGAACCCACCCTGCTCTTCTACCCACGCCCGCTCGCGCACGACTTCCACAATGCGCCGGCCGAAGGCTGCGATTTCACCTGCGCGGCGGTCGAGTTCGAAGGCGGCGACGAGCACCCGCTCGCGCGCGCCCTGCCCCCCGTCGTGGTGCTGCCGCTGGCGCAGCTGCCCACCCTCGAACACACCCTCACGCTGCTCTTTGCCGAGACGGAGCAGGTGCGCTGCGGCCACCGCCTGCTGGCCAACCGGCTCTTCGAGGTGCTGCTGTTGCAGCTGCTGCGCTGGCTGCTCGACCATCCCGAGGAAAGCGGCGTTCCCGCGGGGCTCTTGAACGGGCTCTCCCACCCGCAACTGGCCAAGGCGCTGGTCGCGCTGCACGAAGCGCCCGGGGATGGGTGGACGCTGCCGCGCATGGCCGAACGGGCAGGCATGTCGCGCAGCGCCTTCGCCGCGGCCTTCAAGTCGCACGTGGGCGAAGGCCCGGCCGAGTACCTGGCGCAGTGGCGGCTGTCGATCGCGCAGACGCGGCTGCGCCTGGGCGCACCGCTCAAGACCATCGCCGAAGAGCTGGGCTACAGCAGTGCTTCGGCGCTGTCGCGCGTGTTCGCGCAGAAGGTCGGTCGCTCGCCGCGCGACTGGCTTCGCCATGACACGCTCCTGCCATAACGCCCCAGCGGCACGAAGAGCAGCGAAGATCACGCCCCTCACTCCAGGAGCAACGCCCATGTACGGACTCATCGGCCAGTTCAGATCGCACCCCGGGCAGCGTGACGCGCTCGTCGCCATCCTGATGGAAAACGTCGAAGGCATGCCGGGCTGCATCAGCTACGTCGTCGCGCTCGACCCGAAGGACGCCGAGGCCATCTGGATCACCGAGGTGTGGAAAGACGAAGCGAGTCACAAGGCCTCGCTCTCCCTGCCCTCGGTGAAAGACGCGATCGCGCGCGCGATGCCACTGATCGCCGGCTTCGGCATGCACCAGTCCACGCTGCCGGTGGGCGGCACCGGGTTGCCCGGCCGTTGAGATTTTTTTGCAGGGCGCTGAATCCTTTTGGCCCAGGCGGCCCTCCTTGCCTTCGATGCCCACCATCCGGGCAGCACGAGGTGAAGAGATGTTCTATCGCAAGAACGTGGGTTCGAAGGAATGCGTCGCGCGGGTATTGGGTGGTCTGCTGATCGTGGCGTGTTCGCTGACGCAGATCGGCACCACGCCGCTCGGCCTGGTGCTCGCGGCGAGCGGCGTTGTCACGGCGTTGACCGGCCTCCTGGGCTACTGCCCCGCCTGCGCGCTATCCGGCCGCAGGCCGGTGGAGCCCCGTTCCTGATGCGGCTCGACGGTGCGCTCTTCGCCGCAGCCCAGGCCGGCAACCCCGCGGCGCTGGAGCGCATGCTGCGCGACCTGCAGCCCGACATCCGGCGTTACGCACGACGGCAATGCCACCGCAGCTCATCGGTCGAAGACGTGGTGCAGGAAGCGTTGATCGTGCTCTACCGTCGCGTGGGCGCGGTGCGCGATCCGCTCGCGCTCGCCGGCTGGGTGCTGCGGGTCGTGACGCGGCTTTGCATGCTGCCGGTGCTTGGACTCATGCGCGGCGCGGAGAGCCTGAGCGAGCGCGACGAAGCCGCGCACTTCGCCGCCATGCCAGCCGACGAGCTGCGGCACGACCTGGTGAGCGCACTCGAATCGTTGCCCGCGCCCTACCGCGAGATCGTGCTGCTGCGTGACATGGAACAGCTCACCATCGGCGAAGCCGCAGAACGCCTGGGCATCACCCGCGAGGCGACCAAGAGCCGGCTGCACCGCGCCCGGGCCCTGCTGCGCGAGTATCTGCAGGCCGATGGCGCGAAGGAGTTAAAGCGATGAGGCCGCTCTTCGCTCGCAGCCGCGATGGCCTCTTCGCCTCGACCACGCTCACCGGCCATCTGCTGCGCGGCGTCGTGGTGTTCGGTCTTCTCTGGATTGCCGTGTCGATGCAGCTCGATCGGCCGGTGGCGTCGGCGCTGGCGGGCATCGGCGCCTTGATCGTCATGCGAGGCTGCCCGATGTGCTGGACCATCGGGCTGGTCGAGACCGTGGCGCAGCGCCTCAGAAGCCGATCTTCAAGGTGAGCCGGACGGTGCGCGGCTCGGCCGGGTGCACGTGGCGGTCTTCCCGCGCGGGCAGGCCGGCCGGCTGCGACTCGTAGTAGTACTGGATGTCGTAGACGTCACGGTCGAAGAGGTTGAAGACGTCGAGCGTCAGCTCGGCGTCCTTCCACAGCTTGCGGCTCACGCGCAGGTTGGTCGTGGCCGAGGAGTACGAGCGCACGCTGTTGTTCTCGACCAGCGCGCCGCTGCCGAGGTAGCGCCATTGCAGGCTGGCCGACCAGCCGGCGAGGTCCTTCAGGCTCACGGCGACGGAGGCCACCTTGTCGACGGCGTTGGGGATGCGGTCAGCCATGCCCGCGTGACGGAAGCGCGCATGGCTCCACGCAAGGTCAGCGTCAAACAGCAGCCAGTTGTTAGGCGTCCACCGGTTGTTCCACTCCACACCACGGCGCTTGCTTGGCAAGAGCGAATCTTCGGTCGTGCCGGCGTCGCCGACATAGAGAAGCTCGGAGTCAAAGTCGAGCTTCCAAAGCGCGACGGAACTCTGCAGTCCCGGAATCCATTCGGTCCGGGCTCCGACTTCATAGCCTCGAGAGGCTGCCAAGCCTGGCGCCTGTCTCGCTGGATCGGTCGCGCCGCGGGCATCATTGCTGTGGAAACCCCGCCCCGCGTTGAAGAAGAACTCCGTCTTGGCCCACGGGCCGGCGATGAGCGAGAACTTGGGCGAGAGTTGCTGGTCGCCATCGGTCGCCGAGCCCGGCGTCACCTGGTTGTCGACGGTGAAGCGCACGCTGTCGGCGCGCAGGCCCACCACGCTGCGCAGCCACGGGTTCAGCTCCAGGCTCGTCTGGCCGTAGATGCCGAGCATCGTCTCGCGAACCTTGTCGTCACGCACCGCTGCGCCCAGCACGCGGGCCGACGATTCGAAAAGCCCGACGCGCGCGCGGTCGTGCCGCAGCTGCACGCCCACCTCGCTGCGCGCCGGCAGCGAGCCCAGCACGTGATCGATGCTGTGGTTTGCCGCAAAGCCGTAGACGGTGCGCTTGTCCTGCTGAGAGAACTGGTCGTCGGCGCTGTCGAGCGCGTAGGTGAAATTGGAGAAGAGCGAGAGCCGGTAGTCGATGGCGTAGGCGGAGAGGCGTGTGGCGCGGTCGTCGCCGATGTCGCGCCACTCGGTCGACAGGCTGGTGCGGCGCGTCTTGCCGCCGCTGGTGGGGTCGAGGGTGTCGAAGCGGCTGAAGGGCTGGCCGTTGTAGCCCTCGGTGATCAGCCGCTCGGGAATCTGGTCGGTGGCCGTCCAGCTCGCGTCGTAGGCCATGAGGCTTGTGCTCCAGCCCTTGTTCTTGCTGCCGCCGCCGAAGGTGAGCACGCCGTTGGCGCGCTTCAGGTCTTCGGGCACCGTCCACGGGCCGTCGTTGTGCTGCAGTTCCAGCGCTGCCAGCACGGTGTTGTCGCCGCCAAGCTTCCCCGAGCCGCCGACGAGGCCGCGCCGGTAGCCGCGCTGGCCCCAGCCCAGCGACGCGAAGGGCGCGTCGAACGTGGTGCGGTAGGCGATGTCGGCCGAGCCGGCGGAAGAGAAGTCGCCGCTCTTCGCGAAGTACGGGCCCTTGCGGTACTCGATGCGGTCGACGAGTTCGGGGATCAGGAAGTTGAGGTCGGTGTAGCCCTGGCCGTGGCCGTGCGAGGGCATGTTGACCGGGATGCCGTTGATGCTGGTGGCGAAGTCGGTGCCGTGGTCGAGGTTGAAGCCGCGCAGGAAATACTGGTTGGCCTTGCCGTCGCCCGAGTGCTGCGTGACGATGACACCGGGCACGAACTCGAGCACTTCCCCCGGGCGCAACGCGGGGCGGCTCTTCATCAACTCGGCGCGGATGACGCCTTGAGACGCGGCGTCGGAGGTGCCCACCGCGTTGTCGTAGTGGCGGCCGGTGATCTCGACGGGCTCCAGGTGCACGGCGGCCACCTGGGCGGGCGCCTCTTTCTCCTTGGGCGTGGTGTCGGTGGACTGGGCGAACGTGGGGCCGCACAGGGCCAGCACGCCCAGGGCGATGGGGTGGAATCGGGGTGTCATGGCAACGGTGTCCGA
This genomic window contains:
- a CDS encoding TonB-dependent receptor; this translates as MTPRFHPIALGVLALCGPTFAQSTDTTPKEKEAPAQVAAVHLEPVEITGRHYDNAVGTSDAASQGVIRAELMKSRPALRPGEVLEFVPGVIVTQHSGDGKANQYFLRGFNLDHGTDFATSINGIPVNMPSHGHGQGYTDLNFLIPELVDRIEYRKGPYFAKSGDFSSAGSADIAYRTTFDAPFASLGWGQRGYRRGLVGGSGKLGGDNTVLAALELQHNDGPWTVPEDLKRANGVLTFGGGSKNKGWSTSLMAYDASWTATDQIPERLITEGYNGQPFSRFDTLDPTSGGKTRRTSLSTEWRDIGDDRATRLSAYAIDYRLSLFSNFTYALDSADDQFSQQDKRTVYGFAANHSIDHVLGSLPARSEVGVQLRHDRARVGLFESSARVLGAAVRDDKVRETMLGIYGQTSLELNPWLRSVVGLRADSVRFTVDNQVTPGSATDGDQQLSPKFSLIAGPWAKTEFFFNAGRGFHSNDARGATDPARQAPGLAASRGYEVGARTEWIPGLQSSVALWKLDFDSELLYVGDAGTTEDSLLPSKRRGVEWNNRWTPNNWLLFDADLAWSHARFRHAGMADRIPNAVDKVASVAVSLKDLAGWSASLQWRYLGSGALVENNSVRSYSSATTNLRVSRKLWKDAELTLDVFNLFDRDVYDIQYYYESQPAGLPAREDRHVHPAEPRTVRLTLKIGF